One genomic window of Limanda limanda chromosome 16, fLimLim1.1, whole genome shotgun sequence includes the following:
- the asmtl gene encoding probable bifunctional dTTP/UTP pyrophosphatase/methyltransferase protein isoform X2 — protein MVLNPVISKLSGKLVVLASASPRRLEILRNAGLRFEVVPSWFKETLDKGLYTAPHEYAVETAKQKALEVARRMPVKHLKTPDIVIGADTIVSVDGMILEKPVDKHDAYRMLSRLSGKEHSVFTGVAIVLCHEKENEEVDYQLIDFFEETKVKFADLSEDMLWEYINSGEPMDKAGGYGIQALGGMLVEYVHGDFLNVVGFPLNHFCKQLDLIYNRSTSSSDQESASARLSQSGPHPTPVLTQLPHNLTDPSSQSPSSSAKHNSSASLRPNSPPASQTHNSPSLSPVKKVKKKDGDSKVSESSRMLVNSFSKDRGAEITGSDNTTIPLIPSRGQVIELNVAKQEDSEPKREDLQRIMELMDGFKASKALFTASKLCVFDLLHRSPGLDSAQMAQEIKASVKGTECLLEACVSLGLLKSKDRTGQKPVYENTDLAVRFLRSDASYSLHGYMQHCNNTVWPLFSHLESAVLEGSHQHEKAFGKKTNDLFQDTYYNNQEIKLRFMRAMHSIAKVTGKDVATAFDLSTFKTACDLGGCTGAMAYEFTKAHPGLSVTVFDLPAVVEMIEHFRPQHKDNRVSFVAGDFFQDELPKADLYILARILHDWSDEKVHTLLSKIAQTCTPGCALLIAETMLDGLSPYSALQSLNMLTKTEGMERTESKYAGMLSKHGFGNTRVVHTRNFLDAVIAIKM, from the exons ATGGTGCTGAACCCTGTCATTTCCAAGCTCTCCGGCAAACTGGTGGTGCTGGCAAGTGCCTCTCCTCGGAGACTGGAGATTCTTCGCAACGCG GGTTTACGCTTTGAGGTGGTACCATCCTGGTTTAAAGAAACCCTTGATAAGGGACTTTACACAGCGCCTCATGAGTACGCTGTTGAGACAGCCAAACAGAAAGCCCTGGAGGTGGCCAGGAGAATGCCCGTT aaacatttgaaaactcCAGACATTGTTATTGGAGCAGACACTATCGTG AGTGTGGATGGGATGATTCTAGAGAAGCCAGTGGACAAACATGACGCTTACAGGATGCTGTCGAG GTTGAGTGGTAAAGAGCACAGTGTCTTCACTGGTGTAGCAATTGTCCTCTGTCATGAGAAAGAAA ATGAAGAAGTAGACTACCAGCTGATTGACTTCTTCGAAGAAACAAAGGTGAAGTTTGCTGATCTCTCAGAAGATATGCTGTGGGAGTACATCAATAGTGGTGAGCCCAT GGACAAAGCTGGCGGTTACGGAATCCAGGCTCTTGGGGGCATGCTGGTGGAGTACGTCCACGGAGACTTCCTCAATGTCGTGGGGTTCCCCCTCAATCACTTCTGCAAACAGCTGGACCTTATTTACAACCGCTCTACTTCCTCTTCAGACCAGGAGAGTGCATCGGCTCGTCTTAGCCAGAGCGGCCCTCACCCTACCCCAGTACTCACTCAGCTCCCACACAACCTGACAGATCCGTCCAGTCAGAGTCCCAGCTCTTCAGCCAAACACAACTCTTCAGCCAGCCTCAGACCAAACAGCCCACCTGccagtcaaacacacaacagcccTTCACTCAGTCCAGTCAAAAAG gtgaagaagaAAGACGGTGACAGTAAAGTGAGTGAGAGTTCGAGGATGTTGGTGAACAGCTTCTCTAAAGACAGAGGCGCTGAGATCACAGGCTCTGACAACACGACAATACCGCTGATCCCCAGCAGAGGGCAGGTGATCGAGCTCAATGTGGCAAAGCAGGAGGACAGTGAACCTAAAAGAGAGGATCTGCAAAGAATCATGGAACTAATGGATGGATTCAAAGCCTCAAAG GCCTTGTTTACTGCTTCCAAGCTATGTGTGTTTGACCTGCTTCATCGCAGCCCAGGGCTGGATTCAGCACAGATGGCCCAGGAGATCAAAGCCTCTGTGAAGGGGACTGAATGCCTGTTGGAGGCTTGTGTGTCTCTGGGACTGTTGAAGAGCAAAGACAGAA CAGGCCAAAAGCCTGTGTACGAGAACACAGATCTGGCGGTGCGTTTTTTGAGGTCAGATGCATCCTACTCTCTGCACGGATACATGCAGCACTGTAACAACACAGTGTGGCCTCTTTTCTCACACCTCGAGAGCGCTGTGCTGGAAGGTTCTCACCAGCATGAGAAGGCCTTTGGCAAAAAAACGAATGATTTGTTTCAG GATACTTACTACAACAATCAAGAAATCAAGCTGAGATTCATGCGTGCCATGCACAGCATTGCCAAAGTTACAGGAAAAGATGTGGCCACAGCCTTTGACCTCTCCACTTTTAAAACGGCCTGTGATCTTGGAG GATGCACTGGTGCCATGGCCTACGAGTTTACTAAAGCTCATCCTGGGTTGTCTGTGACAGTGTTTGACTTACCTGCTGTTGTTGAGATGATTGAACATTTCCGTCCGCAGCACAAAGACAACCGAGTGTCATTTGTAGCAG GAGACTTTTTTCAAGACGAGTTGCCCAAAGCAGACTTGTACATCCTGGCGAGAATTCTTCACGACTGGTCTGATGAGAAGGTGCACACGCTGCTGAGTAAAAtcgcacaaacatgcacaccag GATGTGCACTTCTCATAGCTGAGACCATGTTGGATGGACTGAGCCCCTACTCTGCTCTGCAGTCTCTGAACATGCTTACCAAGACTGAGGGAATGGAGAGAACAGAGAGCAAGTACGCCGGCATGCTAAGCAAACACGGATTTGGGAACACGCGTGTGGTTCACACAAGGAACTTCTTAGATGCTGTTATTGCCATTAAAATGTAG
- the asmtl gene encoding probable bifunctional dTTP/UTP pyrophosphatase/methyltransferase protein isoform X1, whose protein sequence is MVLNPVISKLSGKLVVLASASPRRLEILRNAGLRFEVVPSWFKETLDKGLYTAPHEYAVETAKQKALEVARRMPVKHLKTPDIVIGADTIVSVDGMILEKPVDKHDAYRMLSRLSGKEHSVFTGVAIVLCHEKENEEVDYQLIDFFEETKVKFADLSEDMLWEYINSGEPMDKAGGYGIQALGGMLVEYVHGDFLNVVGFPLNHFCKQLDLIYNRSTSSSDQESASARLSQSGPHPTPVLTQLPHNLTDPSSQSPSSSAKHNSSASLRPNSPPASQTHNSPSLSPVKKVKKKDGDSKVSESSRMLVNSFSKDRGAEITGSDNTTIPLIPSRGQVIELNVAKQEDSEPKREDLQRIMELMDGFKASKALFTASKLCVFDLLHRSPGLDSAQMAQEIKASVKGTECLLEACVSLGLLKSKDRTGQKPVYENTDLAVRFLRSDASYSLHGYMQHCNNTVWPLFSHLESAVLEGSHQHEKAFGKKTNDLFQDTYYNNQEIKLRFMRAMHSIAKVTGKDVATAFDLSTFKTACDLGGCTGAMAYEFTKAHPGLSVTVFDLPAVVEMIEHFRPQHKDNRVSFVAGDFFQDELPKADLYILARILHDWSDEKVHTLLSKIAQTCTPGCGLLLSEIFLDEDRRGPSRGLLQALSMSVGKQRSAAEYTLLLKSHGFITAHVRHTDNLLDAMLCIRV, encoded by the exons ATGGTGCTGAACCCTGTCATTTCCAAGCTCTCCGGCAAACTGGTGGTGCTGGCAAGTGCCTCTCCTCGGAGACTGGAGATTCTTCGCAACGCG GGTTTACGCTTTGAGGTGGTACCATCCTGGTTTAAAGAAACCCTTGATAAGGGACTTTACACAGCGCCTCATGAGTACGCTGTTGAGACAGCCAAACAGAAAGCCCTGGAGGTGGCCAGGAGAATGCCCGTT aaacatttgaaaactcCAGACATTGTTATTGGAGCAGACACTATCGTG AGTGTGGATGGGATGATTCTAGAGAAGCCAGTGGACAAACATGACGCTTACAGGATGCTGTCGAG GTTGAGTGGTAAAGAGCACAGTGTCTTCACTGGTGTAGCAATTGTCCTCTGTCATGAGAAAGAAA ATGAAGAAGTAGACTACCAGCTGATTGACTTCTTCGAAGAAACAAAGGTGAAGTTTGCTGATCTCTCAGAAGATATGCTGTGGGAGTACATCAATAGTGGTGAGCCCAT GGACAAAGCTGGCGGTTACGGAATCCAGGCTCTTGGGGGCATGCTGGTGGAGTACGTCCACGGAGACTTCCTCAATGTCGTGGGGTTCCCCCTCAATCACTTCTGCAAACAGCTGGACCTTATTTACAACCGCTCTACTTCCTCTTCAGACCAGGAGAGTGCATCGGCTCGTCTTAGCCAGAGCGGCCCTCACCCTACCCCAGTACTCACTCAGCTCCCACACAACCTGACAGATCCGTCCAGTCAGAGTCCCAGCTCTTCAGCCAAACACAACTCTTCAGCCAGCCTCAGACCAAACAGCCCACCTGccagtcaaacacacaacagcccTTCACTCAGTCCAGTCAAAAAG gtgaagaagaAAGACGGTGACAGTAAAGTGAGTGAGAGTTCGAGGATGTTGGTGAACAGCTTCTCTAAAGACAGAGGCGCTGAGATCACAGGCTCTGACAACACGACAATACCGCTGATCCCCAGCAGAGGGCAGGTGATCGAGCTCAATGTGGCAAAGCAGGAGGACAGTGAACCTAAAAGAGAGGATCTGCAAAGAATCATGGAACTAATGGATGGATTCAAAGCCTCAAAG GCCTTGTTTACTGCTTCCAAGCTATGTGTGTTTGACCTGCTTCATCGCAGCCCAGGGCTGGATTCAGCACAGATGGCCCAGGAGATCAAAGCCTCTGTGAAGGGGACTGAATGCCTGTTGGAGGCTTGTGTGTCTCTGGGACTGTTGAAGAGCAAAGACAGAA CAGGCCAAAAGCCTGTGTACGAGAACACAGATCTGGCGGTGCGTTTTTTGAGGTCAGATGCATCCTACTCTCTGCACGGATACATGCAGCACTGTAACAACACAGTGTGGCCTCTTTTCTCACACCTCGAGAGCGCTGTGCTGGAAGGTTCTCACCAGCATGAGAAGGCCTTTGGCAAAAAAACGAATGATTTGTTTCAG GATACTTACTACAACAATCAAGAAATCAAGCTGAGATTCATGCGTGCCATGCACAGCATTGCCAAAGTTACAGGAAAAGATGTGGCCACAGCCTTTGACCTCTCCACTTTTAAAACGGCCTGTGATCTTGGAG GATGCACTGGTGCCATGGCCTACGAGTTTACTAAAGCTCATCCTGGGTTGTCTGTGACAGTGTTTGACTTACCTGCTGTTGTTGAGATGATTGAACATTTCCGTCCGCAGCACAAAGACAACCGAGTGTCATTTGTAGCAG GAGACTTTTTTCAAGACGAGTTGCCCAAAGCAGACTTGTACATCCTGGCGAGAATTCTTCACGACTGGTCTGATGAGAAGGTGCACACGCTGCTGAGTAAAAtcgcacaaacatgcacaccag GCTGTGGACTCCTGCTCAGTGAGATCTTCCTGGATGAAGACAGAAGGGGCCCGAGTCGCGGGCTGCTGCAGGCCCTCAGCATGAGCGTGGGGAAACAAAGGAGCGCAGCAGAATACACTCTGCTATTGAAGAGCCACGGTTTCATCACAGCACACGTCAGACATACTGACAACTTACTGGATGCTATGCTCTGCATCAGAGTGTGA
- the p2ry8 gene encoding P2Y purinoceptor 8: MTGNSSSNKLDNATLSLFQSGNTSIIISVMYMVVTAVNLVGNGLSMWLLIFRTWPKTPSIIFMINLTLTDLALGAALPFQITYLLQGYNWNMGTNMCSVLTIIFYTNVYCSILTMMAISIDRYLGIVRPMLFRETRERKSIAVIACFLMWALVLSFLWPMMTTDLTYEIPELGITTCFDVLKKDMLPSSLAWAAFIFSIFSLFLFPFCITTFCYISVILKLAKDSKTAQKKRAIRLTTIVLLVFTLCFAPNNFLLLSHAVMRIFYGKSLYMAYKLSLCFSCLNSCLDPFIYYFASKEFRRKLREIINLHNLSSMDSMKLEHMRSLFSAESAPEGQERKE; this comes from the exons ATGACGGGAAACTCCAGCAGCAACAAGTTAGACAACGCCACCCTGTCCCTGTTTCAGAGTGGGAACACCAGCATCATcatttctgtaatgtatatggtcGTCACGGCTGTGAACCTGGTGGGAAATGGTCTTTCCATGTGGCTCCTCATCTTCCGCACCTGGCCCAAGACTCCCTCCATCATCTTCATGATCAATCTCACCCTCACTGACCTGGCCCTCGGCGCTGCGCTGCCGTTTCAGATCACCTACCTGCTCCAAGGATACAACTGGAATATGGGGACCAATATGTGCAG TGTCCTGACCATCATCTTCTACACCAATGTGTACTGTTCTATCCTGACCATGATGGCCATCAGCATCGACCGCTACCTGGGCATAGTCAGGCCCATGCTGTTCAGAGAGACCAGGGAGAGGAAGTCTATCGCTGTCATCGCTTGCTTCCTCATGTGGGCTTTGGTCCTGAGTTTTCTGTGGCCAATGATGACCACAGACCTGACCTACGAAATTCCTGAACTTGGGATCACCACGTGCTTCGATGTGCTGAAGAAAGACATGCTCCCGTCCTCATTGGCCTGGGCGGCCTTCATCTTCAGCATCTTCAGcctcttccttttccctttCTGTATCACAACTTTTTGCTACATCAGTGTCATCCTCAAACTGGCCAAGGATTCCAAGACGGCCCAGAAAAAGAGAGCGATACGTCTGACCACCATTGTTCTCCTGGTCTTCACCCTCTGCTTCGCACCCAACAACTTCCTCCTGTTGAGTCACGCTGTGATGAGAATCTTCTACGGCAAGTCTCTGTACATGGCTTACaaactgtctctctgtttcagcTGCCTGAATAGCTGCCTCGATCCATTCATCTACTACTTTGCCTCCAAGGAATTCAGACGAAAGCTGAGGGAGATAATAAACCTGCACAATCTGAGCAGTATGGACTCAATGAAGCTGGAGCATATGAGGAGTTTGTTCTCAGCAGAGAGTGCTCCAGAAGGTCAAGAGagaaaagaatag
- the upf3a gene encoding regulator of nonsense transcripts 3A gives MRSEKDQMTVGKDKSVVEIHFRDFPRDQENCAGGNRQKEEKKEVFTKVVIRRLPPNLSKDQLEEQLSPLPSYDYFEFFPADQSLYPHLFSRAYINFKIPEDILLFRDRFDGYVFIDNKGQEFPAVVEFAPFQKISKKKLKKKDAKVGSIEEDPEYKRFLENYSCDEEKSMANPETLLGEIEAKTRELIAKRTTPLLEYIKNKKIEKQRIREEKREERRRRELEKKRQREEEKRKRREEERRKRKESEKQKKLSDKDIKIKLLKKSDRDDDVDSDRMKDKSDTGETDRGKWEKAGGQMKSKESKEKGQPESDKEQREQQQHGRRQRDKDHRGKDDERKRQRHHYEFDKFMRRKDETKWGKGYCQDRAKKEGHHHGFSYCPDGVDKLGKEDREELGNRKERLRNKVSEKDRPAMQLYQPGARNRKRMSSGCKGYDCIPVGPSPEPGSDHCFEATTLEKGLEKSKDEQ, from the exons atgcgGTCTGAAAAGGACCAGATGACGGTGGGCAAGGACAAAAGTGTGGTGGAGATTCATTTCAGAGACTTCCCGAGGGACCAGGAGAACTGTGCCGGGGGCAACaggcagaaggaggagaagaaggaggtgTTCACGAAG GTGGTGATTCGAAGGCTCCCACCCAACCTATCAAAAGATCAACTAGAAGAACAGCTCAGTCCGCTGCCATCCTACGACTATTTTGAGTTCTTCCCAGCTGATCAAAG TCTCTATCCTCATTTGTTCTCCAGAGCATATATCAATTTCAAAATTCCTGAAGATATCCTGCTGTTCAGAGACCGATTTGACGGCTATGTCTTCATTGACAACAAAG GCCAGGAGTTTCCTGCGGTTGTAGAGTTTGCCCCCTTCCAGAAGATTTCcaagaagaaactgaaaaagaaagatgCCAAAGTTGGAAGCATTGAAGAAG ATCCAGAGTACAAGCGGTTCTTGGAGAATTACTCCTGTGATGAGGAGAAGTCTATGGCCAACCCTGAGACTCTGCTGGGAGAGATAGAGGCTAAGACCAGAGAGCTCATAG CCAAGCGGACGACGCCTCTGCTAGAGTACATCAAGAATAAGAAAATTGAGAAACAG AGAataagagaggagaagagagaggagaggaggagaagagagctcGAAAAGAAACGgcaaagggaggaggagaagagaaagcggcgagaggaggagagacgtaAACGAAAAGAgtcagagaagcagaagaaatTGTCCGATAAAGACATCAAAATCAAG CTCCTGAAGAAGAGTGACAGAGACGACGATGTGGATTCAGACAGAATGAAAGACAAGAGTGACACCGGGGAAACAGACAGGGGGAAATGGGAGAAAGCTGGAGGACAAATGAAGTCAAAGGAATCCAAAGAAAA aggtcagcCTGAGAGCGacaaggagcagagagagcagcagcagcacggacGCCGGCAGCGAGACAAGGACCATCGAGGGAAAGACGACGAGAGGAAACGACAGCGGCATCACTACGAGTTTGACAAATTTATGCGGCGCAAAGATGAGACAAAGTGGGGGAAGGGCTACTGCCAAGATCGGGCAAAGAAAGAGGGGCACCATCATGGTTTCTCTTACTGTCCAGATGGCGTGGATAAGCTAGGGAAGGAGGATAGGGAGGAGCTGGGTAATCGGAAGGAACGCCTCCGAAACAAGGTGAGCGAGAAG gacCGTCCCGCCATGCAGCTCTACCAGCCGGGCGCCCGCAACCGCAAGCGCATGAGCTCCGGGTGCAAAGGCTACGACTGCATCCCCGTGGGACCCTCACCTGAACCGGGGTCCGATCACTGCTTTGAGGCAACAACGCTGGAGAAGGGGCTGGAGAAAAGCAAAGATGAGCAGTGA
- the cdc16 gene encoding cell division cycle protein 16 homolog, giving the protein MNLDRLRKRVRQYVDQQQYQSALFWADKIASLSHEDPQDIYWLAQCLYLTSQYHRASHALRSRKLDKLYGACQYLAARCHYAAKEFQQALDILDAEEPASKKLLDRSLKEDSGMPDSAKDWDMSPASINSSISLLRGKIYDAMDNRPLATSSYKEALKMDVYCFEAFDLLTSHHMLTAQEEKDFLDSLPLSQQCTAEEEELLHFLFENKLKKYNKPSDLVVPDMVNGLQDNLDVVVSLAERHYYNCDFKMCYKLTSTVMVKDPFHANCLPVHIGTLVELGKANELFYLSHKLVDLYPNNPVSWFAVGCYYLMVGHKNEHARRYLSKATTLERTYGPAWIAYGHSFAVESEHDQAMAAYFTAAQLMKGCHLPMLYIGLEYGLTNNSKLAERFFSQALSIAPEDPFVIHEVAVVAFQNGDWKTAERLFLDAMEKIKAIGNEVTVDKWEPLLNNLGHVCRKLKKYNQALEYHRQALVLIPQHASTYAAIGYVHSLMGDFESAIDYFHTALGLKRDDTFSVTMLGHCIEMYIGDTDAYIGTDINDKVRGSLNTPALMKIMNTSEPGDALATPRQEDTSITSLETPLSNQDKMMLETPLRLSLTLECDMYESDVMLDTLSDTST; this is encoded by the exons CAGAGCCTCCCATGCTCTCCGCTCACGAAAGCTTGACAAG TTGTATGGAGCTTGTCAGTACCTTGCTGCCAGGTGCCAT tATGCTGCCAAAGAGTTCCAGCAAGCCTTGGATATTCTGGACGCGGAGGAGCCAGCTAGTAAGAAGCTGCTGGACAGGAGTTTGAAGGAGGACAGCGGGATGCCAGACTCAGCGAAAGATTGGGACATGTCCCCTGCCTCT ATCAATAGCTCCATCAGCCTCCTGCGGGGTAAGATCTATGATGCCATGGACAACAGACCCCTGGCCACCTCCAGCTACAAAGAGGCCTTAAAAATGGATGTGTACTGCTTTGAAGCCTTTGACCTTTTAACGTCCCACCACATGTTGACTGCGCAGGAAG AGAAAGACTTCCTTGACTCACTTCCTCTGAGTCAACAGTGCACagcggaagaggaggagctgctacACTTCCTTTTTGAGAATAAGTTAAAGAAG TATAACAAGCCAAGTGATTTGGTGGTGCCAGATATGGTCAATGGTCTCCAGGACAACTTGGATGTAGTGGTGTCTCTCGCAGAGAGGCATTATTATAACTGTGATTTCAAGATGTGCTACAAGCTTACATCAAC ggtGATGGTTAAAGACCCGTTCCATGCCAACTGTTTACCAGTCCATATAGGAACTCTGGTGGAGCTTGGAAAAGCAAATG AGTTGTTCTACCTCTCACACAAACTTGTAGATTTGTATCCCAACAACCCA GTGTCCTGGTTTGCTGTTGGGTGCTACTATCTCATGGTTGGCCATAAAAACGAACACGCTAGGCGATATCTTAG CAAAGCCACCACCCTGGAGAGAACGTATGGTCCTGCATGGATTGCCTATGGTCATTCATTTGCAGTGGAGAGCGAGCATGATCAAGCCATGGCTGCCTACTTTACTGCTGCTCAGCTGATGAAAGG GTGTCACTTACCCATGCTCTACATCGGCCTGGAGTACGGCCTGACCAACAACTCCAAGCTGGCAGAGCGTTTCTTCAGCCAGGCTCTAAGCATCGCTCCAGAGGACCCCTTCGTCATACACGAGGTGGCAGTGGTCGCATTTCAAAATGGAGA CTGGAAGACTGCAGAGCGGCTGTTTCTTGACGCAATGGAGAAAATCAAAGCCATAGGGAATGAG gTCACTGTGGACAAATGGGAGCCTTTGCTAAACAACTTAGGTCATGTGTGtcggaaactgaa AAAGTACAACCAGGCTCTGGAGTACCACCGTCAAGCACTGGTGTTAATCCCTCAGCACGCCTCCACCTACGCTGCCATAGGATACGTGCACAGCCTCATGGGCGACTTCGAGAGCGCTATCGACTACTTTCACACA GCACTAGGACTGAAAAGGGACGACACTTTCTCTGTGACGATGCTCGGCCACTGTATAGAGATGTACATTGGTGACACAGATGCCTATATAG GCACAGACATAAATGACAAAGTGCGAGGCAGCCTGAACACTCCAGCGCTGATGAAGATAATGAACACATCGGAGCCCGGTGACGCTCTGGCCACGCCGAGACAGGAAGATACCAGCATCACATCTTTGGAGACGCCGCTCTCGAATCAGGACAAGATGATGCTGGAGACACCTCTTCGACTCTCTCTCACCCTGGAGTGTGACATGTATGAGAGTGACGTCATGTTAGACACCTTATCGGACACTAGCACGTGA